ACCATTAAACCAGATGCTCGAATGTCTGCCTTGGTACATTTGTTACACAGCACAGGGGCTAGAATCGCGGAAATACTGGCATTAGATTTGGACGATGTAGATAGAAAGAATCGCAAGTTTCAGGTGATTGGAAAGCGAAATAAACAACGCTGGTGCTTTTACAGTGAAAAGGCGGCACAAAGTCTAAATAACTACCTAAAATATTACAGGCATCAAGGCGTGTCGGCATTGTTCACAGCCCAACAACCTTTTACAAAGAAAGTTTCTCGTCTATCTTACGCAACTGCCTATAAGTCGCTGCTTGAGGTAATTAAAGGCATAAGCGAATTAGAAGGAATTCGTTTCCACGATTTGAGACATACCTTTGGCACGGAAAGGGTGGGTTTGATGGGTATCGACGAACTACGGGCGTTGATGGGACATGAGACGATTCAAATGACTTTGCGATATTCAAAAGTGACTTCTCGGCGTGCAGAAGAAGTAGCACAACGAGCCTTTGAGAAAATCCCAAATTATGGGCAGTAAGTAAATATCAGTTTTGGCTAAAAATAAATATTGTTTTGCTAGTAATAGCAATGTCAACTTTACAGTTTAAGAGAATTAATATTTCTCTTGAACTGTCAACTGAAGGAGGCTGCGCCTGCCGTAGGATGCCCGAAGGGCTGTAGGGAGCAGCGCCAGAAAACAAAAAATTATTTTCAGCAATAGCTAAAACCCAAGCCACACGAAGGTTTTATCGTTTGCATTAATTTTTTAGCGTACAATTTTCCCGTTTTGGGTGCGACACGAAGACGCACGAAGGGCTGGAAGCCCCTACATATAAAGCTTCCAACAGATGAGTAAGGAGCCGTCTCCTTCAACTTAGTGTCCAAAGCTGTTCCTAATTTCCCCATGCATTGTTGGTAACGACAATGTGTGAAGCGGGAAGTAAAGCCCAAGGAAGCATTTAGCCTAAAAATGTAACCGGGCAAAGGAAAGATTGGATGGGTGAATATAAATGAACCCTTGATGAGGCGTCGTTAGAAATGGTCACTGAAAAGGCTGATACAGTGATGACGAGTAAATGTACTGAATGCCCCAATATCATTCAGGCAAGGTTCAACTTCCTAAATTGGCTGAACTGGGACACCAAATACTCCGGCGTAGAGAGGGCACTCCATCCAATTAAATCTCATCCGTGCGTAACGTGATAACCCCTATGGAGTCTGGGAACCAAAAATTTCCAGTAAGTGACCCGCAAGGGAAGCCTAATTCTTCAGAGGGTAGAGGATGCTTCCAAAAGCTAATGCCACCAGTCCGAAAGGCAAGGGAAATCCATAACCCGGTGGATAAGGTTTATACCTAACCCGAAAGGGTGCTGACGGGAAGCAGGTGGGTCTCTCAAAGACCGTTGTAATAATTCTAAACCGAGGTGTATGTTGGATGCAGGAAACTGTAAACGGAACCAAAGGACAAACTGACTGGAACAGCGTTAATTGGCGCAAAGCTAATCGGATTGTTCGGAATTTAAGACAACGAATCTTCAGAGCCAAAGCTGAGAGCAACCTTAAAAAGGTTCGTTCGCTCCAGAAGCTGATGCTGCGTAGCTATTCTAACTGCTTAATAAGTGTTAGAAAGGTAACGCAACATAATCGAGGGAAATATACGCCGGGTATCGATAAAGTAGTAGTAAAAACTGCTAAAACCAGAGGAAAATTAGTCGATAAAATCGCTAGTTTCACTCCTTGGAAATCATTACCTGCGCGAAGAGTATACATCCCAAAAGCTAATGGTAAGAAACGTACTCTGGGAATTCAAGTAATACATGACCGTGCCATACAGGCAATGGTTAAAAATGCCTTAGAACCCGAATGGGAATCTGTTTTTGAAAGGTCAAGTTACGGGTTTCGCCCAGGACGTAGCACCCAGGATGCTATCTCCAGTATCTACAATTTGGCTCGACCGAATAAACGGAAGAAATGGATTGTAGATGCGGATATTCAGGGGTGTTTTGACAATATTTCCCATAACTTTCTGTTAGAGCTTTTAACGGATTTTCCGGCACTTGAATTAATCAAGCAATGGCTCAAAGCAGGATATATGGAAGAGGAAATATGGCATCCAACAAATGCAGGTACTCCTCAAGGTTCTATTGTCAGTCCAATATTAGCTAATATAGCTTTGCACGGCATGGAATCAGCCCTTGGAATTAAGTATAATAAAGAGGGTGAACTTCGCTCATCAAGAGGACTGGTAAGATATGCGGATGACTTTGTTGTCTTCTGTGAGTCCAAAGAAGATGCAGAAAATGCAGTCAAAATCCTCTCTGAATGGATGAAGCCCAAGGGGCTTACCCTATCAGATGAAAAGACAAAAATAATCCATCTAAATGAAGGATTTGATTTTCTCGGATTCAATATTAGACAATACCAAGTCTCTACCAGTAAAACCGGATTAAAACTGCTAATCAAACCCAGTAAAAAATCCGTGCAAAACATTCGGAGTAAACTGCGTTCTGAATGGCACAACTACAAAGGTAAACCAGTAGATGCAGTTATTAAGAAGCTCAACCCAATTATAAGGGGTGAAGCAAACTACTTCCGAACTGGTGTATCCTCTGAAATCTTCAATTCTCTCGACCACTGGTTGTACGAAAAACAGAAAAGGTATGTCAAACACGCTCACCGCAAGAAATCCGATAAATGGCGTAAGGCTAAGTACTGGGGAAGACTAAATCTTGATAGACCGAATGACAAATGGGTTTTTGGCAATAAAAAATCCGGAGCCTATATGTTGAAATTCACCTGGTTTCCTAT
Above is a genomic segment from Tolypothrix sp. NIES-4075 containing:
- a CDS encoding tyrosine-type recombinase/integrase; this translates as MRYLTSTQLNLLYQTIKPDARMSALVHLLHSTGARIAEILALDLDDVDRKNRKFQVIGKRNKQRWCFYSEKAAQSLNNYLKYYRHQGVSALFTAQQPFTKKVSRLSYATAYKSLLEVIKGISELEGIRFHDLRHTFGTERVGLMGIDELRALMGHETIQMTLRYSKVTSRRAEEVAQRAFEKIPNYGQ
- the ltrA gene encoding group II intron reverse transcriptase/maturase — protein: MQETVNGTKGQTDWNSVNWRKANRIVRNLRQRIFRAKAESNLKKVRSLQKLMLRSYSNCLISVRKVTQHNRGKYTPGIDKVVVKTAKTRGKLVDKIASFTPWKSLPARRVYIPKANGKKRTLGIQVIHDRAIQAMVKNALEPEWESVFERSSYGFRPGRSTQDAISSIYNLARPNKRKKWIVDADIQGCFDNISHNFLLELLTDFPALELIKQWLKAGYMEEEIWHPTNAGTPQGSIVSPILANIALHGMESALGIKYNKEGELRSSRGLVRYADDFVVFCESKEDAENAVKILSEWMKPKGLTLSDEKTKIIHLNEGFDFLGFNIRQYQVSTSKTGLKLLIKPSKKSVQNIRSKLRSEWHNYKGKPVDAVIKKLNPIIRGEANYFRTGVSSEIFNSLDHWLYEKQKRYVKHAHRKKSDKWRKAKYWGRLNLDRPNDKWVFGNKKSGAYMLKFTWFPIKRHVLVQGKSSPDDPKLKDYWRKREEAKAESELIKSRQKIAKRQKYVCPICGESLFNDEELHLHHKKPKSQGGGDNYGNLQLVHLYCHQQIHSGTVSSL